From Ictidomys tridecemlineatus isolate mIctTri1 chromosome 2, mIctTri1.hap1, whole genome shotgun sequence, the proteins below share one genomic window:
- the Pik3ip1 gene encoding phosphoinositide-3-kinase-interacting protein 1 isoform X4 has protein sequence MEEARMLSLWIQTFLLSNILLAAAHGSGGCFWDNGHLYREDQPSPAPGLRCLNWLDAQGRLKSAPDLGSGNHNYCRNPDRDPRGPWCYVSGETGAPEKRPCEDVRCPEATSQAPPDSTTEPETSEVPGEDEVKAFPPANALPARSEAAAVQPVIGISQRVRMNSKEKKDLGTLGYVLGITMMVIIIAIGAGIVLGYTYKSK, from the exons ATGGAGGAGGCGAGGATGCTGTCCCTCTGGATACAAACATTCCTTCTCAGCAACATACTCCTAGCAGCAGCCCATGGATCTGGAG gCTGCTTCTGGGACAACGGCCACCTGTACCGGGAGGACCAGCCCTCGCCTGCACCAGGCCTCCGCTGTCTCAACTGGCTGGACGCGCAGGGCCGCCTGAAGTCAGCCCCCGACTTGG GATCCGGCAACCACAACTACTGTCGGAACCCGGATCGGGATCCGCGGGGACCCTGGTGCTATGTCAGCGGCGAGACCGGAGCCCCTGAGAAGCGGCCTTGCGAGGATGTGCGCTGCCCAG AGGCCACTTCCCAAGCACCCCCAGATTCCACAACAGAGCCTGAGACATCTGAAGTGCCAGGTGAAGATGAGGTAAAGGCATTCCCTCCTGCCAATGCCCTGCCTGCTCGGAGTGAGGCAGCAGCTGTGCAGCCAGTGATTGGGATCAGCCAGCGGGTCCGGATGAACTCAAAGGAGAAAAAGGACCTGGGAACTCTGG GCTATGTGCTGGGCATTACCATGATGGTGATCATCATCGCCATTGGAGCTGGCATCGTCTTGGGCTACACCTACAAGAG
- the Pik3ip1 gene encoding phosphoinositide-3-kinase-interacting protein 1 isoform X3 produces the protein MEEARMLSLWIQTFLLSNILLAAAHGSGGCFWDNGHLYREDQPSPAPGLRCLNWLDAQGRLKSAPDLGSGNHNYCRNPDRDPRGPWCYVSGETGAPEKRPCEDVRCPEATSQAPPDSTTEPETSEVPGEDEVKAFPPANALPARSEAAAVQPVIGISQRVRMNSKEKKDLGTLGYVLGITMMVIIIAIGAGIVLGYTYKRWGRRNPDVQELLGGRI, from the exons ATGGAGGAGGCGAGGATGCTGTCCCTCTGGATACAAACATTCCTTCTCAGCAACATACTCCTAGCAGCAGCCCATGGATCTGGAG gCTGCTTCTGGGACAACGGCCACCTGTACCGGGAGGACCAGCCCTCGCCTGCACCAGGCCTCCGCTGTCTCAACTGGCTGGACGCGCAGGGCCGCCTGAAGTCAGCCCCCGACTTGG GATCCGGCAACCACAACTACTGTCGGAACCCGGATCGGGATCCGCGGGGACCCTGGTGCTATGTCAGCGGCGAGACCGGAGCCCCTGAGAAGCGGCCTTGCGAGGATGTGCGCTGCCCAG AGGCCACTTCCCAAGCACCCCCAGATTCCACAACAGAGCCTGAGACATCTGAAGTGCCAGGTGAAGATGAGGTAAAGGCATTCCCTCCTGCCAATGCCCTGCCTGCTCGGAGTGAGGCAGCAGCTGTGCAGCCAGTGATTGGGATCAGCCAGCGGGTCCGGATGAACTCAAAGGAGAAAAAGGACCTGGGAACTCTGG GCTATGTGCTGGGCATTACCATGATGGTGATCATCATCGCCATTGGAGCTGGCATCGTCTTGGGCTACACCTACAAGAG